The following are encoded in a window of Saccharothrix longispora genomic DNA:
- a CDS encoding FtsK/SpoIIIE domain-containing protein: MSRRDERRRRIEGAFEEFRAAVAAALGNASREHRLLADERARDMFEVMLRGDGVDRALDDPLLAGALANPLFSQQLARALVDRVEAFREWSEHGPDELATLVDSAARGPASRPHESWLGRPGTADGSEPVPELWRVGTGVVRSAPEPRRFPVAVPLLDHAHLHVASTHESRHTAEGLVENLLLRVLSHFQPGLVHVHVWDVNALTGSLPGLYPLTRAGLLTVHDPARLHELLDELSDHIRRVHTGVLVEGHQSVRAAGGRRTEPWRVAVLFGNRRPLREEHQQQLQRVARNGLAAGIELVIVDIPITVNSPIETVTIAPDQTATCTMTGAHVTVALDPPFPRAAVPRACAAIADEREARRTRQSTFADLLPEHLWRESSAAGVAAPVGYQDGEPVPVALGDTSPHALIGGPSGSGKTNFLYAMLGSLAARYSPDELELYLLDFKEGVSFAQFAPGRKDPTWLPHARLVGVNVNTDREFGVALLAFLSDEMRRRADAAKRHEVTKLEQLREEDPTGHWPRIVAVIDEFQYMFGERDPVTAQATQLLEDVARRGRSQGIHLVLSSQDVSSIQAFWGRSAIFEQFTVRIALPKSRRVLADMNDAATELPRWHAVVNHESGVRPGNEVARIPDATARGTIDALQAELHRRRPPDLAEPILFDGSKVPALATLPDFRALRPSDGNPTVLLGQVIDVAGSAAKVRLARTPGRNVAVLGSIAAEAAAVLNGAALSLARQHEPGEATFSVVWLVEDAKPFAERLCKQLHDVGHEAFLKDLNDVQQLITGTAVGISGRMTDKTPAPPVPHYLVVYGVDAAHTLLEQKDESKTSGVDRLRTVLRHGPEHRTHVLGWWRGVQRLKNSLSPGAYDDIGAWVAFDIQGKELLSLGPEPVLSWSPRPRRGLFFDRFEHSRPEVVIPFDTGEEP; the protein is encoded by the coding sequence GTGAGCAGGCGCGACGAACGCCGCAGGAGGATCGAGGGCGCCTTCGAGGAGTTCCGCGCGGCGGTCGCCGCCGCGCTGGGCAACGCCTCGCGGGAGCACCGGCTCCTCGCCGACGAGCGCGCCCGCGACATGTTCGAGGTGATGCTGCGCGGCGACGGCGTGGACCGGGCGCTGGACGACCCGCTGCTCGCCGGGGCGCTGGCGAACCCGCTGTTCTCCCAGCAGCTCGCGCGGGCGCTCGTGGACCGGGTCGAGGCGTTCCGCGAGTGGTCCGAGCACGGCCCCGACGAGCTGGCCACCCTGGTCGACTCGGCCGCCCGGGGCCCGGCGTCGCGGCCGCACGAGTCGTGGCTCGGCCGGCCCGGCACGGCGGACGGCAGCGAGCCCGTGCCGGAGCTGTGGCGCGTCGGCACGGGCGTAGTGCGCAGCGCGCCGGAGCCTCGGCGGTTCCCGGTGGCGGTCCCGCTGCTCGACCACGCGCACCTGCACGTCGCGTCCACGCACGAGAGCCGGCACACCGCCGAGGGGCTGGTGGAGAACCTCCTGCTGCGGGTGCTCAGCCACTTCCAGCCGGGTCTGGTGCACGTCCACGTGTGGGACGTCAACGCGCTCACCGGCTCGCTGCCCGGCCTGTACCCGCTGACCAGGGCGGGTCTGCTCACCGTGCACGACCCGGCCCGGCTGCACGAGCTGCTCGACGAGCTGTCCGACCACATCCGCCGGGTGCACACCGGCGTGCTGGTGGAGGGCCACCAGTCGGTGCGGGCCGCCGGCGGGCGGCGCACCGAGCCGTGGCGGGTGGCCGTGCTGTTCGGCAACCGGCGACCGCTGCGCGAGGAGCACCAGCAGCAGCTCCAGCGGGTCGCCCGCAACGGCCTCGCGGCGGGGATCGAGCTGGTCATCGTCGACATCCCGATCACGGTGAACTCGCCGATCGAGACCGTGACGATCGCCCCGGACCAGACCGCGACGTGCACCATGACCGGCGCGCACGTCACCGTGGCGCTGGACCCGCCGTTCCCGCGCGCCGCCGTGCCGCGGGCGTGCGCGGCCATCGCCGACGAGCGGGAGGCCCGCCGCACCCGGCAGAGCACGTTCGCCGACCTGCTGCCCGAGCACCTGTGGCGGGAGTCGTCCGCCGCCGGCGTCGCGGCCCCCGTCGGTTACCAGGACGGCGAGCCGGTGCCGGTGGCGCTCGGCGACACCTCGCCGCACGCGCTGATCGGCGGCCCCAGCGGCTCGGGCAAGACGAACTTCCTCTACGCCATGCTGGGCAGCCTCGCCGCCCGGTACTCGCCCGACGAGCTGGAGCTGTACCTGCTCGACTTCAAGGAGGGCGTGTCGTTCGCGCAGTTCGCGCCGGGCCGCAAGGACCCGACGTGGCTGCCGCACGCCCGGCTGGTCGGGGTGAACGTCAACACCGACCGGGAGTTCGGCGTGGCGCTGCTGGCGTTCCTGTCCGACGAGATGCGCAGGCGGGCGGACGCGGCGAAGCGGCACGAGGTCACCAAGCTGGAGCAGCTGCGCGAGGAGGACCCGACCGGCCACTGGCCGCGGATCGTGGCCGTGATCGACGAGTTCCAGTACATGTTCGGCGAGCGCGACCCGGTCACCGCCCAGGCGACGCAGCTGCTGGAGGACGTGGCCCGGCGCGGCCGGTCGCAGGGCATCCACCTGGTGCTGTCGAGCCAGGACGTGTCGAGCATCCAGGCGTTCTGGGGCCGGTCGGCGATCTTCGAGCAGTTCACCGTGCGCATCGCGCTGCCCAAGTCGCGGCGGGTGCTGGCCGACATGAACGACGCCGCCACGGAACTGCCGCGCTGGCACGCGGTGGTCAACCACGAGTCGGGCGTGCGGCCGGGCAACGAGGTGGCGCGCATCCCGGACGCCACCGCCCGGGGCACGATCGACGCGCTCCAGGCCGAGCTGCATCGCCGCCGGCCGCCCGACCTGGCCGAACCGATCCTGTTCGACGGCAGCAAGGTGCCCGCGCTGGCCACGCTGCCGGACTTCCGGGCGCTGCGGCCGAGCGACGGCAACCCGACCGTGCTGCTGGGCCAGGTCATCGACGTGGCGGGCAGCGCGGCCAAGGTGCGGCTGGCCCGCACGCCGGGGCGCAACGTCGCGGTGCTCGGCTCCATCGCCGCGGAGGCGGCGGCCGTGCTGAACGGCGCGGCGCTGTCCCTGGCCCGCCAGCACGAGCCCGGCGAGGCCACGTTCAGCGTGGTGTGGCTGGTCGAGGACGCGAAGCCGTTCGCCGAGAGGCTGTGCAAGCAGCTGCACGACGTGGGCCACGAGGCGTTCCTGAAGGACCTCAACGACGTGCAGCAGCTGATCACCGGGACCGCCGTCGGCATCAGTGGGCGGATGACCGACAAGACGCCCGCCCCGCCGGTTCCCCACTACCTGGTGGTTTACGGCGTGGACGCGGCGCACACCCTCCTGGAGCAGAAGGACGAGTCCAAGACGTCCGGGGTGGACCGGCTGCGCACCGTGCTGCGGCACGGCCCGGAGCACCGCACCCACGTGCTGGGCTGGTGGCGTGGCGTGCAGCGGTTGAAGAACAGCCTGTCGCCCGGCGCCTACGACGACATCGGCGCGTGGGTGGCGTTCGACATCCAGGGCAAGGAGCTGCTGTCGCTCGGTCCGGAGCCGGTGCTGTCGTGGTCGCCCCGACCGCGTCGCGGCCTGTTCTTCGACCGGTTCGAGCACTCGCGGCCCGAGGTCGTCATCCCGTTCGACACCGGGGAGGAACCATGA
- a CDS encoding alpha/beta fold hydrolase, with the protein MIESNVPGHAGELAVRTWPNLDASWLAVLVHGYGEHGGRYGHVADALVEAGALVVAADHVGHGRSDGEPALITDFEGLVADVGAAIASAASDLPLVLVGHSMGGLVAARYAQLHPPAALVLSAPVLGTWQGLDALALPEVPDTPIDPATLSRDPEVGKRYAADPLVWHGPFKRPTLEALERALDEVNYGPSLEHLPTLWLHGEADGLVPLADTRTGTDRLRGLLFEERVYPGARHEVFNETNSAEVLADVVAFVRRVLDLD; encoded by the coding sequence GTGATCGAGTCCAACGTCCCCGGCCACGCCGGGGAACTCGCCGTCCGCACCTGGCCCAACCTGGACGCCTCCTGGCTCGCCGTGCTCGTGCACGGGTACGGCGAGCACGGCGGCAGGTACGGGCACGTCGCGGACGCGCTGGTCGAGGCGGGCGCGCTGGTGGTGGCCGCCGACCACGTCGGCCACGGTCGCTCGGACGGCGAGCCCGCGCTGATCACCGACTTCGAGGGTCTGGTCGCCGACGTCGGCGCGGCGATCGCCTCGGCCGCGTCCGACCTGCCGCTGGTGCTCGTCGGGCACTCGATGGGCGGCCTGGTCGCGGCGAGGTACGCGCAGTTGCACCCGCCGGCCGCCCTCGTGCTCTCCGCCCCCGTGCTGGGCACCTGGCAGGGCCTGGACGCGCTCGCGCTGCCGGAGGTGCCGGACACGCCGATCGACCCGGCCACCCTGTCGCGCGACCCGGAGGTCGGCAAGCGCTACGCCGCCGATCCCCTGGTCTGGCACGGCCCGTTCAAGCGCCCCACGCTGGAGGCCCTGGAGCGGGCCCTCGACGAGGTCAACTACGGCCCGTCCCTGGAGCACCTGCCGACCCTCTGGCTGCACGGCGAAGCCGACGGGCTGGTGCCGCTCGCGGACACCCGCACCGGCACCGACCGCCTGCGCGGCCTGCTGTTCGAGGAGCGCGTCTACCCCGGCGCCCGGCACGAGGTGTTCAACGAGACCAACTCGGCCGAGGTGCTGGCGGACGTGGTCGCGTTCGTCCGGCGGGTGCTGGACCTGGACTGA
- a CDS encoding DUF4232 domain-containing protein: MRRPLAATAAVGALAVVLSACGGGARPAANESSIGLAPPSSDATTSVAPVPPSSPATQPSATDQATAGPASNRCTAAVLAGEVRPADAAAGNRYAKLVVTNNGTTPCTLNGYSGLQLLDAAGQPVPTDLEREADPGPSRVVLPPKAQAAANLHWTVVATGDEPVERPCEPEAARAAAIPPDETQPMTLDWHFGPVCAGGRIVISAFYAA, encoded by the coding sequence ATGAGGCGACCACTCGCGGCAACCGCGGCGGTCGGCGCCCTCGCGGTCGTGCTGTCCGCGTGCGGCGGCGGCGCCCGACCGGCGGCGAACGAGTCGAGCATCGGGCTCGCGCCGCCGTCCTCGGACGCCACGACCAGCGTCGCGCCGGTGCCGCCGAGCTCGCCGGCGACCCAGCCCTCGGCCACGGACCAGGCCACGGCCGGCCCGGCGTCGAACCGCTGCACGGCGGCCGTGCTCGCGGGCGAGGTCCGGCCGGCCGACGCGGCCGCCGGCAACCGCTACGCCAAGCTGGTGGTGACCAACAACGGCACGACGCCGTGCACGCTCAACGGCTACAGCGGCCTCCAACTGCTCGACGCCGCCGGGCAGCCGGTGCCGACCGACCTGGAGCGCGAGGCCGACCCGGGCCCGTCGCGGGTGGTGCTGCCGCCGAAGGCGCAGGCCGCGGCGAACCTGCACTGGACGGTCGTGGCCACCGGTGACGAGCCGGTCGAGCGGCCGTGCGAGCCGGAGGCGGCGCGGGCGGCGGCCATCCCGCCGGACGAGACCCAGCCGATGACGCTGGACTGGCACTTCGGCCCGGTGTGCGCCGGGGGGCGGATCGTCATCAGCGCGTTCTACGCTGCGTAG